From Candidatus Pedobacter colombiensis, one genomic window encodes:
- a CDS encoding sigma-54 dependent transcriptional regulator: MAKLLIIDDERAIRNTLREILEYENYEVEDIDNGIDGLELIKKKKYDLVLCDIKMNRMDGMEVLEQALAISPDLPFIMISGHGTVETAIEASKKGAFDFISKPPDLNRLLITVRNALDRGTLVTETKVLKRKASKTRDILGSSDNINKIKETIERVAPTEARVLITGANGSGKELVARWLHEKSQRAESPLIEVNCAAIPSELIESELFGHEKGSFTSAVKQRIGKFELANGGTLFLDEIGDMSLSAQAKVLRALQEHKITRVGGEKEQEVNVRVLAATNKDLLKEIEAGNFRMDLYHRLNVINIHVPHLTERTEDIPEIAQNFLEEICRDYGMPVKKINDGAMSALQALPWTGNVRELHNMIERLIILSDKAITENDVISFANPGGGTNIGAIGSNNGHANASNDQSVDYDKFNNFQDYKDHAEREFIKFKLEKNNWNVSKTADDIEIQRSHLYSKIEKFGLKRAIE, from the coding sequence ATGGCAAAATTATTGATAATTGATGATGAGAGGGCAATAAGAAACACCCTTCGTGAGATTTTAGAATACGAAAATTACGAGGTTGAAGATATTGATAATGGTATTGATGGATTAGAACTTATAAAGAAAAAAAAGTACGATCTTGTTCTTTGCGACATCAAAATGAACAGAATGGACGGCATGGAGGTGCTGGAACAGGCATTAGCCATTAGCCCTGATCTTCCTTTTATCATGATATCCGGACATGGTACAGTTGAAACAGCAATTGAAGCAAGTAAAAAAGGTGCTTTTGACTTTATTTCTAAACCACCTGATCTAAACAGGCTATTAATTACTGTCAGAAATGCGCTGGACCGAGGTACTTTAGTTACCGAAACTAAAGTCTTAAAAAGAAAAGCAAGCAAAACAAGAGATATTCTCGGCAGCTCTGATAACATCAATAAAATTAAAGAAACCATTGAACGTGTAGCCCCTACTGAAGCCAGAGTTTTAATAACCGGAGCTAATGGTAGCGGTAAAGAACTGGTTGCGCGCTGGTTACACGAAAAGTCTCAGCGTGCCGAAAGTCCACTTATTGAGGTAAACTGTGCAGCTATACCATCTGAGTTAATTGAAAGCGAACTTTTTGGTCATGAAAAAGGTTCTTTTACATCCGCAGTAAAACAACGCATCGGTAAATTTGAATTGGCTAATGGCGGCACATTATTTCTGGATGAAATTGGTGACATGAGCCTTTCTGCACAAGCAAAGGTGCTACGTGCTTTACAAGAGCATAAAATTACCCGGGTAGGTGGCGAAAAAGAACAGGAAGTAAACGTTAGGGTACTTGCTGCGACCAATAAAGACCTATTAAAAGAAATTGAGGCCGGTAATTTCCGTATGGACTTATACCATCGTTTAAATGTAATCAATATTCATGTTCCTCATTTAACTGAACGTACTGAAGACATTCCTGAAATTGCGCAGAACTTCCTGGAAGAAATTTGTCGTGATTATGGCATGCCAGTTAAAAAGATCAATGATGGCGCAATGTCAGCACTACAGGCGTTACCATGGACTGGAAATGTTCGTGAATTACACAATATGATTGAACGTTTAATTATTTTAAGTGATAAGGCCATTACCGAAAATGATGTGATCTCTTTTGCTAATCCCGGAGGAGGAACAAACATTGGAGCTATAGGTTCAAATAATGGTCATGCCAATGCAAGCAATGATCAGTCAGTTGACTATGATAAATTCAACAATTTTCAGGATTATAAAGATCATGCTGAAAGAGAATTTATCAAATTTAAGCTGGAGAAAAACAATTGGAATGTATCCAAAACTGCTGATGATATTGAAATTCAACGCAGTCATTTGTATAGTAAAATAGAGAAATTTGGCTTAAAAAGAGCTATAGAATAA